From a single Micromonospora pallida genomic region:
- a CDS encoding L,D-transpeptidase — protein sequence MGRFTRSGALVCALAVAASVVLTGCGPDQKPAFVGGPAEPTATGTAAPAGDGQNGAPIPNGGTVPVSPADGSTNRPVSTEIAAEDSGVKITDVTLTAADGTQVTGTPRTDGSSWVPAKPLKYGTRYTAAVTGTSSAGQVTGTSTFTTMKKPKSVIGSGLYLFDDKTYGVAMPVVTEFSPGIPKKDRAAVQKRMFVQTDPPQPGAWHWVSNGTQAYYRAAEYWKPGTTLTVRIALEGIPLSNGKYGNVDRRASAKIGRAFEMKVENATKQMTVYENGQVVKTLPVSLGKKQTPSSSGTMVVMEKKAATVFDTRDDPNPANRYVTDIEFAQRLTWGGEYIHAAPWSVQHQGRRNVSHGCVNVATANAKWLFSKTLVGDPITITGTERKLAAGNGWTAWSLSWAEFVKGSALPVPDGGEGAALAL from the coding sequence ATGGGCAGGTTCACGCGGTCCGGGGCGCTGGTGTGCGCTCTGGCTGTGGCAGCGTCGGTCGTACTGACGGGCTGCGGCCCCGACCAGAAGCCGGCGTTCGTGGGCGGTCCCGCAGAGCCGACCGCGACGGGTACGGCGGCACCGGCGGGCGACGGGCAAAACGGGGCACCGATCCCGAACGGGGGAACGGTCCCGGTCAGCCCGGCCGACGGGTCGACGAACCGGCCGGTGAGCACCGAGATCGCCGCCGAGGACTCCGGCGTGAAGATCACTGACGTCACGCTCACCGCGGCCGACGGCACGCAGGTCACAGGCACGCCGCGCACCGACGGTTCGTCCTGGGTACCGGCCAAACCGCTGAAGTACGGTACCCGCTACACCGCTGCGGTCACCGGCACCAGTTCGGCCGGTCAGGTGACCGGCACCAGCACCTTCACCACGATGAAGAAGCCGAAGTCGGTGATCGGCTCCGGGCTGTACCTCTTCGACGACAAGACCTACGGCGTGGCGATGCCGGTGGTCACCGAGTTCTCCCCGGGCATCCCGAAGAAGGACCGGGCCGCGGTGCAGAAGCGGATGTTCGTCCAGACCGACCCGCCGCAGCCGGGTGCGTGGCACTGGGTCTCCAACGGTACCCAGGCCTACTACCGGGCCGCGGAGTACTGGAAGCCGGGCACCACGCTCACCGTCCGGATCGCCCTGGAGGGCATCCCGCTGAGCAACGGCAAGTACGGCAACGTCGACCGCCGGGCGAGCGCGAAGATCGGCCGGGCGTTCGAGATGAAGGTCGAGAACGCCACCAAGCAGATGACCGTGTACGAGAACGGCCAGGTGGTCAAGACCCTGCCGGTGAGCCTGGGCAAGAAGCAGACCCCCTCCTCCAGCGGCACCATGGTGGTGATGGAGAAGAAGGCGGCGACGGTCTTCGACACCCGCGACGACCCGAATCCGGCGAACCGCTACGTCACCGACATCGAGTTCGCCCAGCGGCTCACCTGGGGCGGCGAGTACATCCACGCGGCCCCCTGGTCGGTGCAGCACCAGGGACGGCGCAACGTCTCGCACGGCTGTGTGAACGTCGCCACCGCCAACGCCAAGTGGCTGTTCAGCAAGACCCTGGTCGGCGACCCGATCACCATCACCGGCACCGAGCGTAAGCTCGCTGCGGGCAACGGCTGGACGGCGTGGAGCCTGAGCTGGGCAGAGTTCGTCAAGGGCAGTGCGCTGCCGGTGCCGGACGGTGGTGAGGGTGCCGCGTTGGCACTCTGA
- a CDS encoding L,D-transpeptidase, whose product MRADQQLIRSRGDRRRGGLAAAVLVAALALTSGCTGGGKDGPTPPGASEKAPEATVAITTPQADAKDVPAATEIAFTAEKAQETTVELKDAAGAAVEGTLADDGKSWLPSGALKYGTTYTATVSATGSDGKAATATHTFTTMAKPANQVRVTSFLGDNQVVGVGMPLIVKFGRAIPEDYRDDVQRRMTVQSNPPQEGIWHWVSPTEIRYRPKEFWQAGSTVQYRVQAGGLPMGKDWYGRADLSVDIKIGAATVMTVDNKTKRMTVTRDGKVIRTIPVSLGKKSTPSSSGTMVVIEKLKETVFDTFDELGPEDGYRTDIDFAQRLTWGGEFIHAAPWSEGQQGRVNVSHGCVNVSMKEGEWLFKQTRIGDPITVKGTERKLQNGNGWTDWNMSWEEYVKGSALPYEPEATPSATE is encoded by the coding sequence ATGCGAGCTGACCAGCAGCTGATACGGAGCAGGGGCGACCGGCGACGCGGCGGGCTCGCGGCGGCGGTGCTCGTCGCCGCGCTCGCGCTGACCTCGGGTTGCACCGGTGGGGGCAAGGATGGGCCGACGCCGCCGGGTGCCAGCGAGAAGGCACCCGAGGCGACGGTGGCGATCACCACACCGCAGGCCGACGCGAAGGACGTGCCGGCCGCGACCGAGATCGCGTTCACCGCCGAGAAGGCCCAGGAGACGACCGTCGAGCTGAAGGACGCGGCCGGTGCGGCCGTCGAGGGCACGCTCGCCGACGATGGCAAGAGCTGGCTGCCGTCCGGTGCGTTGAAGTACGGCACCACGTACACCGCCACCGTGTCGGCGACCGGCTCGGACGGGAAGGCCGCGACCGCAACGCACACCTTCACCACCATGGCCAAGCCGGCCAACCAGGTGCGGGTGACCAGCTTCCTCGGCGACAACCAGGTGGTCGGGGTCGGTATGCCGCTGATCGTCAAGTTCGGCCGGGCGATCCCGGAGGACTACCGCGACGACGTGCAGCGCCGGATGACCGTGCAGTCCAATCCGCCGCAGGAGGGCATCTGGCACTGGGTCAGCCCGACCGAGATCCGCTACCGCCCGAAGGAGTTCTGGCAGGCGGGCAGCACGGTGCAGTACCGGGTGCAGGCCGGCGGCCTGCCGATGGGCAAGGACTGGTACGGGCGGGCCGATCTGAGCGTGGACATCAAGATCGGCGCGGCGACCGTGATGACCGTCGACAACAAGACCAAGCGGATGACGGTCACCCGGGACGGCAAGGTGATCAGGACCATTCCGGTCAGCCTCGGCAAGAAGAGCACCCCTTCGTCCAGCGGGACGATGGTGGTCATCGAGAAGCTGAAAGAAACGGTCTTCGACACCTTCGACGAACTGGGTCCGGAGGACGGCTACCGCACCGACATCGACTTCGCGCAGCGGCTCACCTGGGGCGGGGAGTTCATCCACGCCGCGCCCTGGTCGGAGGGTCAGCAGGGGCGGGTCAACGTCTCGCACGGCTGCGTGAACGTGTCCATGAAGGAAGGCGAGTGGCTCTTCAAGCAGACCCGGATCGGTGACCCGATCACCGTGAAGGGCACCGAGCGCAAGCTCCAGAACGGCAACGGTTGGACGGACTGGAACATGAGCTGGGAGGAGTACGTCAAGGGCAGTGCCCTGCCGTACGAGCCGGAGGCGACGCCGTCGGCGACCGAGTGA
- the orn gene encoding oligoribonuclease yields the protein MADLLVWIDCEMTGLDLGRDALIEVAALVTDPDLNVLGDGVDVVIHADEEKLAAMPEIVRTMHEKSGLTEEVRRSTVTIAEAEDMVLEYVTSFVKDPRTAPLCGNSIATDRGFLARDMPRLDGHLHYRMIDVSSIKELCRRWYPRVYFGQPAKGLAHRALADVRESIRELEYYRRTLFVPLPGPDVETAKAIAAQL from the coding sequence GTGGCTGATCTTCTCGTCTGGATCGACTGTGAGATGACCGGGTTGGACCTCGGCCGGGATGCGCTGATCGAGGTCGCCGCGCTCGTCACCGATCCCGACCTCAACGTGCTCGGTGACGGTGTGGACGTGGTCATCCACGCCGACGAAGAGAAACTCGCGGCGATGCCGGAGATCGTCCGGACGATGCACGAGAAGTCCGGACTCACCGAGGAGGTGCGCCGCTCCACGGTCACCATCGCCGAAGCCGAGGACATGGTGCTGGAGTACGTCACCAGCTTCGTGAAGGACCCCCGTACCGCGCCGCTGTGCGGCAACTCGATCGCCACCGACCGGGGCTTCCTCGCCCGGGACATGCCCCGCCTCGACGGCCACCTGCACTACCGGATGATCGACGTTTCCTCGATCAAGGAACTATGCCGGCGCTGGTACCCCCGGGTGTACTTCGGCCAGCCCGCCAAGGGGCTGGCGCACCGTGCCCTGGCCGACGTCCGGGAGAGCATCCGGGAGTTGGAGTACTACCGCCGTACCCTGTTCGTCCCGCTGCCCGGGCCGGACGTGGAGACCGCCAAGGCCATCGCCGCGCAGTTGTAG
- a CDS encoding glycosyltransferase family 87 protein — MPAQPAAPSALVEPDPGGRRVRRLLTVLALVAVLPALYLPGLVHDFFDLKIYMRAMEWWAAGNPLYDYSQPDRVQGALYFTYPPFSALLLRPFAVLPLGATIVVFTVLTAVGVVVTTRWLVGPVIVRHDLPRLFTLTVAVLLAFAVESTRETLTFGQINMLLVVLILADLLFAVPGRKRWAGVAVGLATALKLFPGIFIVYLLVTRQWRAAIVASATAAAATLLAAAFAPRDSWRFWTHELWATDRVGRTDYTGNQSLFGLLSRFTVPEKPDRLLWLLLVAAVTAYGLWRAAQAARAGDPLTGLTLTGLVGGLVSPITWTHHIYWFIPAVVIMLDAGLGPDRATSRTGSGVAGLDPAMPRTDPTVPGSDPATSGVDPEVAGAGPAGRRGWVRWLLVVAIASYLLIAYGVVSFQDWGAGPARTDDPVDVLTRNTYVLLSLLLLVVLPVRPAAGDRTAGVGASVPRARPTRWIRWRPKAKLASNGHN, encoded by the coding sequence GTGCCAGCACAACCTGCCGCTCCGTCCGCCCTGGTCGAGCCGGACCCGGGCGGTCGCAGGGTCCGCCGGCTCCTCACCGTCCTGGCCCTCGTCGCCGTGCTGCCCGCCCTCTACCTGCCGGGACTCGTACACGACTTCTTCGACCTGAAGATCTACATGCGGGCGATGGAGTGGTGGGCGGCGGGCAACCCGCTCTACGACTACAGCCAGCCGGACCGGGTCCAGGGTGCGCTCTACTTCACCTACCCACCGTTCAGCGCGCTGCTGCTGCGCCCGTTCGCGGTGCTGCCGCTCGGCGCGACCATCGTGGTCTTCACCGTGCTCACCGCAGTCGGCGTGGTGGTGACGACCCGGTGGCTGGTCGGCCCGGTGATCGTCCGGCACGATCTGCCCCGCCTGTTCACGTTGACCGTGGCGGTCCTGCTGGCCTTCGCGGTGGAGAGCACCCGGGAAACCCTCACCTTCGGCCAGATCAACATGCTGCTGGTGGTGCTGATCCTGGCCGACCTGCTCTTCGCCGTACCCGGGAGAAAACGCTGGGCCGGGGTGGCGGTGGGGCTGGCGACGGCGCTCAAGCTCTTCCCGGGCATCTTTATCGTCTATCTGCTGGTGACCCGGCAGTGGCGGGCGGCGATCGTGGCGAGCGCGACCGCCGCGGCGGCGACACTGCTGGCGGCGGCCTTCGCGCCGCGTGACTCGTGGCGGTTCTGGACGCACGAGCTGTGGGCCACCGACCGGGTGGGGCGCACCGACTACACCGGCAACCAGTCCCTGTTCGGGCTGCTGAGCCGCTTCACTGTGCCCGAGAAACCGGACCGGCTGCTCTGGCTGCTGCTGGTGGCGGCGGTGACCGCGTACGGGCTGTGGCGGGCGGCGCAGGCGGCGCGGGCCGGTGATCCGCTCACCGGACTGACCCTGACCGGGCTGGTGGGCGGGCTGGTCAGCCCGATCACCTGGACCCACCACATCTACTGGTTCATCCCGGCTGTGGTGATCATGCTCGACGCCGGGCTGGGCCCGGACCGGGCGACGTCCCGCACCGGGTCCGGGGTGGCCGGCCTCGACCCGGCGATGCCCCGTACCGATCCGACGGTGCCCGGTAGCGACCCGGCGACGTCCGGCGTCGACCCGGAGGTGGCGGGTGCCGGCCCGGCCGGCCGGCGTGGGTGGGTCCGGTGGCTGCTGGTGGTGGCGATCGCCAGCTATCTGCTGATCGCCTACGGTGTGGTCTCGTTCCAGGACTGGGGGGCTGGTCCGGCCCGTACCGACGATCCGGTGGACGTGCTGACCCGCAACACCTACGTCCTGCTCTCGCTGCTGCTGCTGGTGGTGCTGCCGGTGCGACCGGCCGCCGGGGACCGGACGGCCGGCGTCGGCGCGTCGGTGCCCCGCGCGCGACCGACCCGGTGGATCCGCTGGCGCCCCAAGGCGAAACTTGCATCAAATGGACACAACTGA
- a CDS encoding YcnI family protein, producing MIRHRRTAAALALGAAVATAVLGLAGPASAHVSVNPADATQGGYGRFAFRVPNESDTAATTKVEVVLPENAPVGSVSTMPVPGWTVTVEKRKVDPPVEVHGSQLSEVVSKLTWTAAAGGGVEPGQFQEFAVSMGPLPQTDQMVFKTLQTYSDGNVQRWIEAPTPGGEESESPAPVLTLAAPSPSAAPAARGADEEAGADGSGPALGLGIAGLVAGLAGLGLGAVAYARTRRRPVRDA from the coding sequence ATGATCCGTCACCGGCGTACCGCAGCCGCCCTTGCCCTCGGTGCGGCCGTCGCCACCGCCGTTCTTGGCCTCGCCGGCCCGGCCTCGGCGCACGTCTCGGTCAACCCCGCCGACGCCACCCAGGGCGGCTACGGCCGGTTCGCGTTCCGGGTGCCGAACGAGAGCGACACCGCCGCCACCACGAAGGTCGAGGTGGTGTTGCCGGAGAACGCCCCGGTCGGCTCGGTCTCCACCATGCCCGTGCCCGGCTGGACAGTGACAGTGGAGAAGCGCAAGGTCGACCCGCCGGTGGAGGTGCACGGCAGCCAGCTCTCCGAGGTGGTGTCGAAGCTGACCTGGACGGCGGCCGCGGGCGGCGGGGTCGAGCCGGGCCAGTTCCAGGAGTTCGCGGTGTCGATGGGGCCGTTGCCGCAGACCGACCAGATGGTCTTCAAGACGCTCCAGACCTACTCGGACGGCAATGTGCAGCGCTGGATCGAGGCGCCGACCCCGGGTGGGGAGGAGTCGGAGAGCCCGGCACCGGTGCTGACCCTCGCCGCCCCGTCCCCGTCGGCCGCGCCGGCGGCCCGGGGCGCCGACGAGGAGGCGGGCGCGGACGGCTCCGGGCCGGCCCTCGGCCTCGGCATCGCCGGCCTGGTCGCCGGGCTGGCCGGGCTGGGACTGGGCGCAGTCGCGTACGCGCGTACCCGGCGGAGGCCGGTGCGGGACGCCTGA